From one Neovison vison isolate M4711 chromosome 1, ASM_NN_V1, whole genome shotgun sequence genomic stretch:
- the LOC122892416 gene encoding small nuclear ribonucleoprotein G-like yields the protein MSKPHPPKLKKFMDKKLSLKLNGGRHVQGILRGFDPFMDLVINECVAMATSGQQNNIGMVVIRGNSIIMLEALERV from the coding sequence ATGAGCAAACCTCATCCTCCCAAGCTGAAAAAATTTATGGACAAGAAATTATCATTGAAATTAAATGGTGGCAGACATGTTCAAGGAATATTGCGGGGGTTCGATCCATTTATGGATCTTGTGATAAATGAATGTGTGGCGATGGCAACTAGTGGGCAACAGAACAATATTGGAATGGTGGTAATACGAGGAAATAGTATCATCATGTTAGAAGCCTTAGAACGAGTATAA